The DNA window CGCCAAATAGACGCTAATTCTCGCTTGCACATATCACTGTACAAATACGCGTTATCAACATCATTGCAAACAACATTGTTGCCGCGCTGATTAATATCTTTATATGCTTGATGTCTAGCATCACGCAGAAAGTGCAGGTCTTCGCAATCCAGTATTTTCATGCACATCGGTGCAGCCAAAGAAACGCGCCAGCCAAATTGTTCTTCACTAATAAAACGATCGAAAACAGTAATGTCAGGTGCAAGTTGATTCACAAAAGTATCAAAGCTACTGTCATTTAGGGTAATTGCTTGCTCTTTTACACCAAGGCTTGTCAACGGCGCGGACTGCTCTGTTTGCTCAGCAGCACAAGCGAACGTTACCTCGTAGCCACTGGCGATAAACAAATTGATATAGCTTAGTATGTTTTGGCCTGCAGCAGTTGACTTAGGTTCAGGCCACACTAAACCAACAAACAGAACTTTATGTTTGCGCTGTTCTAACACAGTTTCGTCCGCCTTTTTTCGCCTTGTACAACGCAGAGTCGGCTCGCTTTATAGCTGCTTTAAAGTCGCTACTGCCGAGCATGCTTTCTGCAATACCAAAACTGCAGGTGACTTTTACAATGTCTTGCTTTACCGGTGTTTGTCTTCTATTTCTTGATTCAGAAGCTGATTTTGGCGGTCTTCGCTGGATGCGGATAGCCATTGGATAGGATTCTAATTGTACGCGTAAATCTTCTATTGTTTCACGAACATCGTCAATCAGTTTGCCGTCAAACACTAATGTGAACTCTTCACCCCCATACCGAAAAGCTCTTCCCCTATTACCTGTTTTGGCAATTTTACTAGCCACAAGCTTAATCACATCATCGCCAGCATCGTGCCCGTATTTATCATTAAACCGCTTAAAAAAATCGATATCAATCATAACGACTGCATACTGAGACGAGAGCTCTTCAGAATAATGCGTTAGTGAACGACGGCCAGGAATACCAGTCAACTCGTCGTTGAACGCCATATTTCGACTGCTTATCATCGCCGAAGATAAACAAAGTACACTGCTAAGAATGGCAAATAAAATGATGCTCAACGATGACATGTGAGCTATTGCGAAAGCGGCTAAAAATGCAATGGCAAGTAAATATATATTATTGGATGACTTGATAACCAGAATCAAAAGCGTCATTGCACTCATACCGATTAACGCAAATTGTAAAGGCGAAAACCAGATGTCTTGAAACGGGGATATCATACCAATGGAACTAAACATATTGTCAGCTAATTTGATGACCGGCAATTCCATCTTTGCAATTAAAAAACTGAAAAAGCCCCAAGTAATCAAGCTACCAATAAGGTAAATAATACTTTTAAATATTTTGTGAGCCGGAATTTTAACGAGACCAAAAATAGGTAGCAAAGCAATGAATGACAATAGCAGATGCTTGGTATTTGCCACCAGCTTAACTTGCTCATCGGAAATTTTTAAGCCGGGAATGACGTAAAAATGCGCGATCGTAATGAGAGCGATAATACTCGCAACGTACATTGTCAAAGCTTGTCGCATAGAAAGGTTAAATATA is part of the Glaciecola nitratireducens FR1064 genome and encodes:
- a CDS encoding GGDEF domain-containing protein produces the protein MSVNKITLPIIFMAILSVAAMIFIHINEASLISFPVANLVPYVSISLVLIIIFNLSMRQALTMYVASIIALITIAHFYVIPGLKISDEQVKLVANTKHLLLSFIALLPIFGLVKIPAHKIFKSIIYLIGSLITWGFFSFLIAKMELPVIKLADNMFSSIGMISPFQDIWFSPLQFALIGMSAMTLLILVIKSSNNIYLLAIAFLAAFAIAHMSSLSIILFAILSSVLCLSSAMISSRNMAFNDELTGIPGRRSLTHYSEELSSQYAVVMIDIDFFKRFNDKYGHDAGDDVIKLVASKIAKTGNRGRAFRYGGEEFTLVFDGKLIDDVRETIEDLRVQLESYPMAIRIQRRPPKSASESRNRRQTPVKQDIVKVTCSFGIAESMLGSSDFKAAIKRADSALYKAKKGGRNCVRTAQT